The sequence TATGCCATTCTTGCAGGTGCAAACCGGATAGCCGTCTATTCTGATGAGGCGATAGAACTTGCGGGAGAACTGGGCATTGAAATCCGCTATGCAAAGACCTGCTGCTCGGTCATGTCTTTAACGTAAACTTGCATAACCGGAAAGTATAATGTAATAAAGATTAAAACAATCTTGGAGGAAAATGGAAATGCCGCGTAATGAAAATATAGAAAAAGGTCCGTTTATTAAAGCCACTGTGGTAGGAATCAAGGGAGAATGCAGGGCAGGGCACAAAATCGGCGATGAATTTATTATGTCGCTTTATACGCCGGAAGGCCTTTGTGTTGATGCCTGTGTGAATATTGTGATTAAACTCCGCAACATGCTTTTCAAAAAAGACCCTTTCTTTTCAGAAAAGAATGCAAAGGTTATGGCCAATTGTCCGGATTTGCAAAACTTTGTAGAATTTGAGCTTGAGAAGATAGAAGAATAAAAAAAACCATGAAGTGAACATTTTTTCAGTATATTCAGAAAACTGTTGACAATCTCCCTCTGTTGAGAGATATCCTCATTTGTTCAGTTTTGCAGTTTGCCTTTCAAATAAAAAAAGTTCAGAACCGTATTTATTCAGGAAGGGGTAGCTATGCTGAAAAAATGGGGGTTGTTTTTTTCTTTAAGTTTTCTTCTTGTTTTTCTCGTCGCCAATATCTCATCAGCGGATACAGGCAAAGTAGTCGGCAAAGTAGTTGATGCAAAATCAAAATCTGCTCTGCCGGGAGTAACTGTCAACGTTGTAGGCAGAAACGAGATGGTATTTACAGATGAGAAAGGCGAATTTGAGATAGACCTTCCTGAAGGCAATTATACTATACGGGCTGAATTCCTCGGATTTAATCCTGTCGAAGCAAAAAATGTAGTAGTAACAAGCGAACAGCCCAATAGCATTACTCTCACACTAAAAGAAGTTGAAGCTGTCCAGGGCGAGGAAACTGTAGTCACCGGTGAGAGGCTGAGCGTGCCAATCTCAAGAGCTACGGCTTCTCTTTCTATGGTCTCATCGAAGAAATTTGAAACTATCGCAGGAGCCGATGATGCTGGCGCCATACTGAAAAACACCCCCGGCGTACAGATGGAGAGCATAGGGGGTCCCGGTTCAAAGAAAATCATAAAACTGCGCGGACAGGGTTCACCGATTAACAGCACCAGGGTCCTTCTTCTGATAGATGGTGTTCCTCAACAAAGCCCGAGGGTTGGAACCGCAGACCTTTCAGACTTTGATGCGGAATCAATAGAAAAAATTGAGGTAATGAAGGGTGCATCATCAGCTATTTATGGTGGAAATGCACAGGCGGGCGTTATCAATGTAATCACCAAAAAAGGAAGAAAAAATGCCGTATTCAGGTTTGACACAGGCATAAGCACTTTTCAGCACAGGACAGGTTCAAATCAGGATTGGACACAAACATACAGCGTGTTCCATAGTTGGGGCGGAGATAAATGGGATTATACGATAAGCGGCTCATATCTCTTCTCAAAAGGGGTAACTTATGCTGAAAAAGCAAAAATTACTACTCAACCGGCAAAACTAAAATACATAAAGGTCAACTATCCTGGTTATCCTGATTATGACCCGAAAGCCAAAGTCAATGCTCCTCCATTCTTTAATCAGAACATTAACAGGCTTTCAGATACGAGTGACCTCGATGATACGGAGAACTATAACTTCCAGTCGTCGTTCGGATTAAGTCCATTCAAAGGGAATTATCTCAGGGTTACGGGAGGTTATTCTTTCAGACATGGTCCTTCCCCGTTCGGCGTTTTTACTGCACCGACAATAATACTCGTAACAAACAACAGGAGAGACTATTCAAACATAATCGATGACTGGGAGATCACTCCTAAACTTAAATACAGCCTTAAGATAGGCCTCGCAAAACAGACTGATATTGCTGACATGTTCTTTGCATCAAGCAACTATACAACAGTGCATACAGGTGGTTATCTGGTGAAACACGGCATAGACCCGCAGGATGACATAGATTTCTATGGAGCTACAGGCGTGCCGCTTAACCCTAACCCTTTCCATTATTATTCCAAAACATGGAGCATGGATAATTCGTTGAGTTACAGCTCGGACATATTAGAGCCCGACGGGAACGGTTTGACAATAGGCCAGCAGTACAGATGGGAAAAGGTTGATCTTCCTCCTTCAAAGAATCTCGGGCTTCAGCAGTTTGACAGAACGCCAATTCACAGAAAATTCACATCCCTCTATTTTCAGGATGTCCAGAAGTTCGGGCCATTAAACCTTAATGTTGGCGGCAGATGGGAACAGATTACATCTTTTTTTGATGATTGGGATGACGAGTTCTCGCCGAGGGTTGCAATCAACTATGAAATTGCCCCGGGTACATCATTCAGGGCTTCAGCCGGAAGGGCTTTCAGGGCGCCTGAATATAGCCACATACATTTTCTTGGCGGCGAAAATAACAAATATTATGGCAACCCTAATCTGAAATATGAAACAACATGGTCATACGAAATGGGGCTTAAGTTCCTTACAAAGTATTTAAGCGGAGATATAGCATATTTCTACTCTGATTATTCAGATGCGGAAATACCGATTCCATTCCTTGCAACCAATCCCAAGTATATAGACCTCAGAGATCCCAGCAATCTGCAGTTCTTCAAGATTTATCAGAAGAACAGGGAAATTATAGGAAATGATATTGCAAGGGAAATAGACCGCATCGTTGAATACTACACTAAGAAGAAATTTGTGCGTGCAGACGGTACTGTAATTGATAAAAAATTCTTAATTGAGAACTCGCAGAGGGGCTTTACATGGGTTAACAGAGGCAGTTCCGCATATCAGGGCTTTGACACTAACTTTGATGTTTCAAACCCGTGGCTTCCTGACCTTATGCTGAGCGTAAGTTATCTTTTTACCAGGGCAGTTGCAGGAAACCCCAATCCATTTGATTTTTCTCAGGGGTCTGCTCCAACGCCGACATTGGGTGCCAATGCGACCGGCGGAAAAAGAAAAGCCGTTCCTCTTGATCTTCTCGAAAGGCCCGGCGAGAAGCTTGTAGATGTTCCTACTCATACGGCAAGAGTCGGTGCTTCCTACAAATTCCCCTTTGGTCTTCTTGCCAATGTGAGCGGCAGATTCAAAAGCACTACATTATACAAGACTCCTTACGGGGTTGGCGGCGCCATAAAACAGCCTGAACACTGGGTTTGGGATTTATCGTTTGTACAGTCATTGTATAATGAAAAAATGAAACTGAAATTTGCAATAGAAAATGTTTTCAGCAAAAGTTACTATGAAGTGGGGCTGATTCCATCAACGGTTGCCCGGTATGAGCTGGGATTATCATGGAATTTCTAATCAATAATATAAAGGTGACAGGGATAGTTTTGGCTGCTAAAAAAAATAATGTGGAGAGCATTATATGAAACTAAAAGATTTTAAAAAACTCATATGGTTAATTCTATTGTCAGTCTTAACAGGGGTTGGGATGCTTATCGCTGCAGCGCCTTCAGATGCGGCAAAGAAGAGCGAAAACCTTTTGTTCAGGGTAGGGGAGAACAGCCTTAGCATTGGTTCGCTTGGCGGTGAAGTTGCAATTTCTGACCCGACTAACCCTCTGTATGGAGCAGGAATAAGTTTTGGTGCAAGCGATTTTCTTGGTAATAAAAATACTGGTTCTCTTGACGACAGGAGCTTTACTCTTTACCAGATAGATAATGCGATAAAAATTAAAAAAGATAAAGATGGCAATCCGAGGATTCTTGAAGTTATGCCGTCAAAGAATACAACAAGTATCCTCATGGGAACTGTGGCGTTTAAACCGAAAAAAAAGAAGGGGACTATTTTTAAAGATATCGTATTCCCTTCTGAGAACACCTATGCCTCAATGATAACAGCCAATGAACAACATGATAATATTATTGTTTTGCATATAGATACAGATGGTGTTCAGGACAAGTATGGAGTACTTCATGGAGAAAAATTTCCAACATATTTCATTAAAGACGTAAAATTTAAAAACTATAAACTGTCAAAAGCCTATGGAGCAAAAGGGGTATATTTTAAGAATATACGGCTTCCTGTTTTTACCACTTCTGCAGACCTTCCTGAGAATCTCCCGAATGGCGCTCAAGTAGTCCTTATTCAGGTTCTTCAGGTTCCGAGGGTTTCTGTAAGCCTTAATGCACCGTCAAATTTTAAAGCAAAAAATAGTCCGGTAGTTGCAGTTGGACCTGCGGTTACATTTTCTGCTACTAACACTTTACTGGGAGTTTCAAATAACCCAACTGCCCCCGGTTCTTTTGCCGGCACGATAGAAGTACCCTATTACACTGGTGTGGTAAGTGCACTTGGAATAAACATCGACGATCTTCTTTTATATAAACAAAATGGCAAGAACTTTGAACCTGTTATCACTGCAACCATTTCTAATAATTTAGATACTGCAACGATTTCTGCCAAAAATCTTGTTGAGGTTGAGGTTATTACCACAGGGGAAGACGTTGTTACCAAGACCAAGACCTATTCACTAGATTTCGGAACCTATCTGGTTGTTGCACCATCTTCTAGCGAGACAAATTCTCTCCCGGCGATTCTGAGTCTAAGCGCTGAAAATAAAAAAAGCGGCAAAGTAGAAATTAAATATATTCTTTCCGATGCGGAAAGTGATCCGTGTGATGTAAAGATCGAATACAGAAAAAGCCCTGTGACTGATAACACAGGATGGACAGAGATCGAAACACTAACTGGCGTAAAACCAAATTCAAAAAAGAGCAAGACATTTACATGGGATTCATCTGCCGACCTTTCGGATTTTACAGGTTTTTTACAGGTAAGAGTAACTCCGAGCCAGCAAATAGATTCAACATCAGTCAACGGAGCATGGAGAGTAAGCAGCACTTTCAGCGTAGATAATGGAGGAATAACAATCAGCGCTCCCACAGGTCTTAAGGGAACTGTTGTAAACTTTGTTGAAGATGTAATTTCAAACGACATAGATACTCCGCCTCAGGTCGTTTTAAACTGGAATGCAGTAGATACTGCATCGGGCTATAATATTTACAGACAGGCGCGTTTTAAGAACGGGATAGAAGATGCTCTTAAGGTAATCAAGACTATTGATAGCTCTGCAACTACCACTTTTACAGACAGCAAAGACAATGGTACTCTTGATGCGGCTTTCTTTGAGGCATTTTATAGTATAACGGCTTTCGATGCTGAAGGAAATGAGAGCAAATATGCTAAGAAGCTGCATGTTGCAAGTATAGTGTTTGGAAGCTATGGATATTACGGTACGGAATAACGAACCGTAGTTTTTTTCTTACAGGGAGGTGAAACGTTAATCCGCTTCACCTCCTTTTTTTATGGCTTTAAAAAATATTTTAGTTGATTATTTTTTCCTACCAAGTACAAACCTGCTTGATATAAGGAAAATATAAATATCTATGAAATCAATTTATTCCAAAATACGGAGCAGATTTATTCTGACGGCATTGATATATGTTTTAATGGCGGCAATGAGTACGGTCCCGCTTTATGGAAAAATATATAAAAAAGGAGAAAACAGTCTCAGAATAGGCGGCCTGGGCGGAGAGGTCCTGATTTCCGACCCTACAAGCCCGCTCTACAAGGCAAGTGTTAGTTTTGGAGAAAATGGGCTTCTAAACAGCGAGAAGGAAAGAAAGTTCATTCTGCTTCAGATCGATAATGCCGGAGAGATTAAGAAAGATCAAAACGGCAACCGCAGGATACTGACAGTCAAACCCACAAGCGACACTACAAAGATCATTAGAGGACGTGTGACTCTTCTGCCTTCAGAAAGTAAAAAGAAAGCCCTGCCATTTGTTTTGACAAGGCCTTCGCTTAGAGCGAACAAGACACATTCCAATATACTTACTCTTTATATCGATAGCGATGAAGATGGTATTGCTGATAAATTCCCAATTTATTTTATAAAGCACCTGAAATACAAAAATTATACACTTCCAAAAAAATTCGGGGCAAAGGGGTTTTACTTCAAAAAAGCAAGATTACCCATAATCACTACATTTACAGATATTGAGATAGATGATAACTGGAAGATAATTAAAGTAAAGGTCGAGGAACCGCCCAATGTGTCCATAGACATGAAAGCGCCTTCCAGAACAAAGCTTGATAAAGTTAACTCGAAAGTAACTGTAATTGCCGTTGGACCTCCTGTGACAGTGGATGCAGTGTCATCGCTGAGTGCGAACGCTCCTAAGAGCTTTACCGGCACATTAACAGTTCCTTATTATGCGGATGCAGTGGACGCTTTGGGTGTTAGCGCTACGGATTTGCAGCTATATAAAATAGAAAAGAACAAGAAAAGTAAAAAGTACGAATTCATTTCCGCAACAGATGATCTTTCTGTCAACGGTGATGATACTATTTCTGCAAATGGAACTTTGCCCTTTACTACCTATCAGGCGGTGGTTGTATCTGACACCAGCATGACAGTTCCGGAAATACTGGACGTGAAAGTTGTTCCTGAGAACAATGGGAAAGTTTCCGTGAAATATAAACTTGCAGATGCTAAAAAGAAAAACCATTCTGATGTCAGGATAGAATACCGGAAAAATCCTACTACTGATCCTGATGCAGGATGGACTGTAATAACAACAACGACCGGAGTTAAACCTAAGGCAGGTACGTTTAGAACAGTTGTATGGGACACTTTATCTGATACTGCGACAGAAAATTTTTCAGGACACGTGCAGGTGAAAGTAGTTCCAGAATATGAGATTACAACCGGGGAAAAGATAGACGGGGCAGGGAGAGTATCCGAGACATTCCGGATAGATAATTCCGGGGTAACCATAAGCGCACCGGAAAATCTTCACGCGACTGTTACTAATTTTTCGGAGAATGAGATTTCAGGAGGAATAGAAACCAATCCTCCTGTGGTAACTCTTACATGGGATGTTTCCTCCGGAGATATAGCAGGCTATAATATTTACAGGAAGGCACGCTACAGAGCCGGAATAGATAATACATTCACCATAATCAAATCCATTGATGATCCTGCCACAACTGCGTTTACTGACAGCAAGGATAATGTGACTCTTAGCTCTTCTTTTTACGAGGCAATCTACAGAATCACAGCCTTTGATTCCGAAGGAAATGAGAGCAAGTTTTCAAATGAAAAGAAAGTCACAAGCATAGTTTTGAACTAATAAGAAACATTCTCTTC is a genomic window of Candidatus Schekmanbacteria bacterium containing:
- a CDS encoding TIGR04076 family protein; its protein translation is MPRNENIEKGPFIKATVVGIKGECRAGHKIGDEFIMSLYTPEGLCVDACVNIVIKLRNMLFKKDPFFSEKNAKVMANCPDLQNFVEFELEKIEE
- a CDS encoding TonB-dependent receptor, translated to MLKKWGLFFSLSFLLVFLVANISSADTGKVVGKVVDAKSKSALPGVTVNVVGRNEMVFTDEKGEFEIDLPEGNYTIRAEFLGFNPVEAKNVVVTSEQPNSITLTLKEVEAVQGEETVVTGERLSVPISRATASLSMVSSKKFETIAGADDAGAILKNTPGVQMESIGGPGSKKIIKLRGQGSPINSTRVLLLIDGVPQQSPRVGTADLSDFDAESIEKIEVMKGASSAIYGGNAQAGVINVITKKGRKNAVFRFDTGISTFQHRTGSNQDWTQTYSVFHSWGGDKWDYTISGSYLFSKGVTYAEKAKITTQPAKLKYIKVNYPGYPDYDPKAKVNAPPFFNQNINRLSDTSDLDDTENYNFQSSFGLSPFKGNYLRVTGGYSFRHGPSPFGVFTAPTIILVTNNRRDYSNIIDDWEITPKLKYSLKIGLAKQTDIADMFFASSNYTTVHTGGYLVKHGIDPQDDIDFYGATGVPLNPNPFHYYSKTWSMDNSLSYSSDILEPDGNGLTIGQQYRWEKVDLPPSKNLGLQQFDRTPIHRKFTSLYFQDVQKFGPLNLNVGGRWEQITSFFDDWDDEFSPRVAINYEIAPGTSFRASAGRAFRAPEYSHIHFLGGENNKYYGNPNLKYETTWSYEMGLKFLTKYLSGDIAYFYSDYSDAEIPIPFLATNPKYIDLRDPSNLQFFKIYQKNREIIGNDIAREIDRIVEYYTKKKFVRADGTVIDKKFLIENSQRGFTWVNRGSSAYQGFDTNFDVSNPWLPDLMLSVSYLFTRAVAGNPNPFDFSQGSAPTPTLGANATGGKRKAVPLDLLERPGEKLVDVPTHTARVGASYKFPFGLLANVSGRFKSTTLYKTPYGVGGAIKQPEHWVWDLSFVQSLYNEKMKLKFAIENVFSKSYYEVGLIPSTVARYELGLSWNF